A genomic region of Kribbella sp. NBC_00382 contains the following coding sequences:
- the paaN gene encoding phenylacetic acid degradation protein PaaN — translation MTTDWLAAHRERLDGALTAIRSRGYYSAFPESPSPRVYGETAAEDGKAAFEAYRGTTYALETPGAVGTVSSEESPFGVPLDVEYPRTVEAGLDELLAAARKGLSDWRKGGIDGRVGVTLEILDRLHKRVFELAGAVQHTSGQAFVMAFQAGGAHALDRALEAIAYAYEEMSRYPATAIWEKPAKGDPIRLEKNFTVTGRGVALVIGCNTFPTWNSWPGLFASLVTGNAVIVKPHPLAVLPLAITVEVAREVLAEAGYDPNLVTLAAERPGDGLAKPLALRPEVKLIDFTGGTEFGDWLEQNATQAEVFTEKAGVNAVIIDSTDSFKALCNNLAFTLSLYSGQMCTTTQNLFVPADGIETDEGHKTFDEVGAGIANSISKLLGDDARAVELLGGIVNKAVVNRLELAPEYGDVVLESRAITHPAYPDAVVRTPLLVALDAKNEDVFSRECFGPVSFLVHTSGTAESIALFRQTVGDGGAMTAGVYSTDAAVLDEVREAALEVGVALSENLTGQVFVNQSAAFSDFHGTGANPAANATYTDGAYVASRFRVIQSRRHA, via the coding sequence ATGACTACTGACTGGCTGGCTGCCCACCGCGAACGGCTCGACGGCGCGCTGACTGCGATCCGCAGTCGTGGCTACTACTCGGCGTTCCCGGAGTCGCCGAGCCCGCGGGTCTACGGGGAGACGGCAGCCGAGGACGGCAAGGCCGCTTTCGAGGCGTACCGCGGTACGACGTACGCGCTCGAGACGCCGGGCGCTGTCGGCACGGTCAGCTCCGAGGAGTCGCCGTTCGGCGTACCGCTGGACGTCGAGTACCCGCGCACCGTCGAGGCCGGCCTCGACGAGCTGCTCGCGGCTGCCCGAAAGGGCCTGAGCGACTGGCGAAAGGGCGGGATCGACGGCCGCGTCGGCGTCACGCTGGAGATCCTCGACCGGCTGCACAAGCGGGTCTTCGAGCTGGCAGGAGCGGTCCAGCACACCAGCGGCCAGGCGTTCGTGATGGCGTTCCAGGCCGGTGGCGCGCACGCGCTCGACCGGGCGCTGGAGGCGATCGCCTACGCGTACGAGGAGATGAGCCGCTACCCGGCGACCGCGATCTGGGAGAAGCCGGCCAAGGGCGACCCGATCCGGCTGGAGAAGAACTTCACCGTCACCGGCCGCGGCGTCGCGCTGGTGATCGGCTGCAACACGTTCCCGACCTGGAACTCGTGGCCGGGCCTGTTCGCCTCGCTCGTCACCGGCAACGCCGTGATCGTCAAGCCGCACCCGCTGGCAGTACTGCCGCTCGCGATCACCGTCGAGGTGGCCCGCGAGGTGCTCGCCGAGGCCGGGTACGACCCGAACCTGGTCACCCTGGCCGCCGAGCGCCCCGGTGACGGCCTGGCGAAGCCGCTCGCGCTGCGCCCCGAGGTCAAGCTGATCGACTTCACCGGTGGTACCGAGTTCGGCGACTGGCTGGAGCAGAACGCGACCCAGGCCGAGGTCTTCACCGAGAAGGCCGGCGTCAACGCGGTCATCATCGACTCGACCGACTCGTTCAAGGCGCTCTGCAACAACCTCGCCTTCACGCTCTCGCTGTACTCCGGCCAGATGTGCACCACCACCCAGAACCTGTTCGTCCCGGCCGACGGCATCGAGACCGACGAGGGCCACAAGACCTTCGACGAGGTCGGGGCCGGCATCGCCAACTCGATCAGCAAGCTGCTCGGCGACGACGCCCGCGCGGTCGAGCTGCTCGGCGGCATCGTGAACAAGGCCGTCGTCAACCGGCTCGAGCTCGCCCCGGAGTACGGCGATGTCGTGCTGGAGTCCCGCGCGATCACGCACCCGGCATACCCCGATGCCGTCGTCCGGACGCCGCTGCTGGTCGCTCTGGACGCCAAGAACGAGGACGTCTTCAGCCGCGAGTGCTTCGGCCCGGTGTCCTTCCTGGTCCACACCAGCGGTACCGCCGAATCGATCGCGCTGTTCCGCCAGACGGTCGGCGACGGCGGCGCGATGACGGCCGGCGTCTACTCCACCGACGCTGCTGTGCTGGACGAGGTCCGCGAGGCTGCCCTCGAGGTCGGGGTCGCCTTGTCGGAGAACCTGACCGGCCAGGTCTTCGTCAATCAATCGGCTGCTTTCAGCGACTTCCACGGCACCGGAGCGAACCCGGCGGCTAACGCCACGTACACGGACGGCGCATACGTTGCGAGTCGCTTCCGCGTCATTCAGTCTAGGCGTCATGCCTGA
- the paaI gene encoding hydroxyphenylacetyl-CoA thioesterase PaaI, which yields MGNELASRVAAAMWADDSASAGLGMRLVSVAEGTAELEMTVRDDMVNGHGIAHGGFIFTLADSAFAFACNSRNLVTVAQACDIVFIAPAQRGDLLVAEARQRTQYGKNGIYDVTVRRGDDVIAEFRGRSRQLSGTIVKEDS from the coding sequence ATGGGCAATGAGCTGGCAAGCCGCGTCGCGGCCGCCATGTGGGCCGATGACTCGGCCAGCGCGGGCCTCGGCATGCGCCTGGTCTCCGTCGCCGAAGGCACGGCCGAGCTCGAGATGACGGTCCGCGACGACATGGTGAACGGCCATGGCATCGCGCACGGCGGTTTCATCTTCACGCTGGCCGACTCGGCCTTCGCTTTCGCCTGCAACTCCCGCAACCTGGTGACCGTGGCCCAGGCGTGCGACATCGTGTTCATCGCCCCCGCGCAACGCGGCGATCTGCTGGTCGCCGAGGCGCGGCAGCGGACGCAGTACGGGAAGAACGGGATCTACGACGTGACGGTCCGGCGCGGCGACGACGTGATCGCCGAGTTCCGCGGCCGCAGTCGTCAGTTGTCGGGCACCATCGTCAAGGAGGATTCATGA
- the pcaF gene encoding 3-oxoadipyl-CoA thiolase yields MTRVAYLVDGVRTPIGRYGGALAAVRPDDLAAHALRSLLARHANLDPATIDDVFLGCANQAGEDNRNVARMALLLAGLPDSVPGSTINRLCGSGLDAVAAAARSIVAGDNEIVVAGGVESMSRAPFVMPKATSAYSRQAEIFDTTIGWRFVNPVLKKQYGIDSMPETAENVAADFSISREDQDLFAYRSQQRAAKAQANGRLAEEIVAVEVPGKRGAVTVVDVDEHPRETSLEALAGLKTPFRDPGTVTAGNASGVNDGAAALLVMSGEAVERLGVRPLARIVGTAAAGVPPRIMGIGPVPASRKVLAKAGIELSDLGVIELNEAFAAQSLAVLRQLGLPDDAEHVNPNGGAIALGHPLGMSGARLALTAALELRHRDAGYALSTMCIGVGQGIATLLARP; encoded by the coding sequence ATGACCCGCGTGGCCTACCTGGTGGACGGCGTCCGCACCCCGATCGGCCGGTACGGTGGCGCGCTCGCCGCCGTCCGCCCCGACGACCTCGCCGCCCACGCACTGCGAAGCCTGCTCGCGCGGCATGCGAATCTCGACCCGGCGACGATCGACGACGTCTTCCTCGGCTGCGCGAACCAGGCCGGCGAGGACAACCGCAACGTCGCCCGGATGGCGCTACTGCTGGCCGGGCTGCCGGACAGCGTGCCGGGCTCGACGATCAACCGGCTCTGCGGCTCCGGGCTGGACGCGGTCGCCGCGGCCGCCCGGTCGATCGTTGCCGGTGACAACGAGATCGTGGTCGCCGGTGGCGTCGAGTCGATGTCGCGGGCGCCGTTCGTGATGCCCAAGGCAACAAGCGCGTACTCCCGCCAGGCCGAGATCTTCGACACCACGATCGGCTGGCGGTTCGTCAACCCGGTGCTGAAGAAGCAGTACGGGATCGACTCGATGCCGGAGACGGCGGAGAACGTCGCCGCCGACTTCTCCATCTCCCGCGAGGACCAGGACCTCTTCGCCTACCGCAGCCAGCAGCGCGCCGCGAAGGCTCAGGCCAACGGCCGCCTCGCCGAGGAGATCGTCGCCGTCGAGGTGCCCGGCAAGCGCGGCGCCGTGACGGTTGTCGACGTCGACGAGCACCCGCGCGAGACGTCGCTGGAAGCCCTGGCCGGCTTGAAGACTCCGTTCCGGGACCCCGGTACGGTCACCGCCGGCAACGCGTCCGGCGTCAACGACGGCGCCGCCGCCCTGCTGGTGATGAGCGGCGAAGCGGTCGAGCGGCTCGGCGTCAGGCCGCTGGCGCGGATCGTCGGTACCGCGGCAGCCGGCGTACCGCCGCGGATCATGGGCATCGGTCCAGTCCCGGCTTCCCGCAAGGTGCTCGCGAAGGCCGGCATCGAGCTGTCCGACCTGGGGGTCATCGAACTCAACGAGGCGTTCGCGGCCCAGTCCCTCGCAGTACTGCGTCAGCTCGGGCTGCCCGACGACGCGGAGCACGTGAATCCGAACGGCGGCGCCATCGCCCTGGGTCATCCCCTGGGCATGTCCGGCGCGCGTCTCGCCCTCACCGCCGCCCTGGAGCTTCGCCACCGCGACGCCGGGTACGCACTCTCCACCATGTGCATCGGAGTCGGCCAGGGCATCGCGACCCTGCTGGCTCGCCCGTGA
- the paaK gene encoding phenylacetate--CoA ligase PaaK gives MTERFLGEAPSADLLDDGEKLSVDELRSKQLAGLQTTVRAAYENVPHYRAALDGVGFKPDDLQDFSDLARLPFTGKQDLRDNYPFGMFAVPREEVVRVHASSGTTGRPTVVGYTRDDIDNWANLIARSIRAAGGRAGDVCHVAYGYGLFTGGLGAHYGAERLGCTVVPISGGMTERQVDLIRDFGARIIMVTPSYFLSIIDEMVARGMDPRETSLRVGIFGAEPWTEQMRTEVENKTGMHAVDIYGLSEVMGPGVAQECVETKDGLHIWEDHFYPEIIDPVTGETLPDGEVGELVFTTLTKQAFPVLRYRTRDLTRLLPGTARPGMRRMEKITGRTDDMMIVRGVNVFPTQIEEQLLLVEGLTPHYLCVLTRPNRLDELTVQVEAAPDLPTSSYASAAMALSRRVKDRVGVTAKVDVLPPHALERSLGKAKRISDQRNR, from the coding sequence ATGACTGAACGATTCCTCGGTGAAGCTCCGTCGGCGGACCTGCTCGACGACGGCGAGAAGCTGTCGGTCGACGAGCTGCGGTCGAAGCAGTTGGCCGGCCTGCAGACCACCGTGCGCGCGGCGTACGAGAACGTCCCGCACTACCGGGCGGCGCTGGACGGCGTCGGCTTCAAACCCGATGACCTGCAGGACTTCTCCGATCTGGCCCGGCTGCCCTTCACCGGCAAGCAGGATCTGCGCGACAACTACCCGTTCGGCATGTTCGCGGTGCCGCGCGAAGAGGTCGTCCGCGTGCACGCCTCCTCCGGTACCACCGGCCGCCCGACCGTCGTCGGTTACACCCGCGACGACATCGACAACTGGGCCAACCTGATCGCCCGGTCGATCCGCGCGGCCGGTGGACGCGCCGGCGACGTCTGCCATGTCGCCTATGGCTACGGACTCTTCACCGGTGGCCTCGGCGCCCACTACGGCGCCGAGCGGCTCGGCTGCACCGTCGTACCGATCTCCGGCGGGATGACCGAGCGGCAGGTCGACCTGATCCGCGACTTCGGCGCCCGGATCATCATGGTGACGCCGTCGTACTTCCTCTCCATCATCGACGAGATGGTTGCCCGAGGCATGGATCCGCGGGAGACCTCGCTCCGGGTCGGCATCTTCGGCGCCGAGCCGTGGACCGAGCAGATGCGGACCGAGGTGGAGAACAAGACCGGCATGCACGCGGTCGACATCTATGGCCTGTCCGAGGTGATGGGCCCGGGCGTCGCACAGGAGTGCGTGGAGACCAAGGACGGCCTGCACATCTGGGAGGACCACTTCTACCCCGAGATCATCGACCCGGTCACCGGCGAGACGCTGCCCGACGGCGAGGTCGGCGAACTGGTCTTCACCACCCTCACCAAACAGGCCTTCCCGGTACTTCGGTACCGCACCCGCGACCTGACCCGCCTGCTCCCCGGCACCGCCCGCCCCGGGATGCGCCGGATGGAGAAGATCACCGGCCGCACCGACGACATGATGATCGTCCGCGGCGTCAACGTCTTCCCCACCCAGATCGAGGAACAACTCCTGCTGGTCGAGGGCCTGACCCCGCACTACCTCTGCGTCCTGACCCGCCCCAACCGCCTCGACGAACTCACCGTCCAGGTCGAAGCCGCCCCGGACCTCCCGACCTCGTCCTACGCGTCAGCCGCCATGGCCCTGTCCCGCCGGGTCAAGGACCGCGTCGGCGTCACCGCCAAGGTCGACGTACTCCCACCCCACGCCCTGGAACGCTCCCTGGGCAAGGCCAAGCGGATCAGCGACCAGCGGAACCGCTAG
- a CDS encoding TetR/AcrR family transcriptional regulator: MTEVTDRISRRQVDKFAERRAQLATSALHTLSELGYARTSLREIAQNSDFSHGVLHYYFRDKVELITYCVKLYKAECVTRYDQIVATARSADQLRTDFAQALAVTCDEDGTMHRLWYDLRNQALFEEHFREDVLEIDKTLELMIWRIVSTYGDLSGTQITVSPSTAYALFDGLFQQALLRHLSGEPKALDDLREGVEKILPKLLIP; encoded by the coding sequence GTGACCGAGGTGACGGACCGGATCTCGCGCCGTCAGGTGGACAAGTTCGCTGAGCGTCGTGCTCAGCTGGCCACCTCGGCGCTACATACCCTGTCCGAGCTTGGTTATGCCCGCACCAGCCTGCGGGAGATCGCTCAGAACTCCGACTTCTCGCACGGCGTCCTGCACTACTACTTCCGCGACAAGGTCGAGCTGATCACGTACTGCGTGAAGCTCTACAAGGCCGAGTGCGTCACCCGGTACGACCAGATCGTCGCGACCGCGCGGTCGGCCGACCAACTGCGGACCGACTTCGCCCAGGCGCTCGCCGTCACCTGCGACGAGGACGGCACGATGCACCGGCTCTGGTACGACCTGCGCAACCAGGCCCTGTTCGAGGAGCACTTCCGCGAGGACGTGCTGGAGATCGACAAGACCCTCGAGCTGATGATCTGGCGGATCGTCAGCACGTACGGCGACCTGAGCGGCACCCAGATCACCGTCTCGCCCTCCACCGCCTACGCCCTCTTCGACGGCCTCTTCCAGCAGGCGCTGCTCCGCCACCTCTCGGGCGAGCCCAAGGCCCTCGACGACCTCCGCGAAGGCGTCGAGAAGATCCTGCCCAAGCTGCTCATCCCCTGA
- a CDS encoding SDR family NAD(P)-dependent oxidoreductase has product MSGYDLTGRKALVTGGARGLGAGMAEALAAAGASVVIADIAEDLGKATADALNDGGATAAFVPLDVTDDANWEAAISATITELGGLDILVNNAGVELSGLVIDLDPADIRKMLEINVLGTALGLKHAFRAMRPEGPAGTGGSVVNISSVAATIPFPGISGYSATKSAVDRLTRVAAMESGKLGYGVRVNCVYPGLVPTEMGMKLAADMVTLGLWPSAEAAVGDVIGLTPLGRLGEVGDMADAVVFLASDAAKFITGAGLPVDGGMGM; this is encoded by the coding sequence ATGAGCGGGTACGACCTGACCGGACGAAAAGCCTTGGTGACCGGGGGTGCGCGCGGACTCGGGGCCGGCATGGCCGAAGCTCTCGCGGCGGCCGGGGCCTCGGTCGTGATCGCCGACATCGCGGAGGATCTCGGCAAAGCGACCGCCGACGCGCTCAACGACGGCGGCGCGACCGCGGCCTTCGTACCGCTCGACGTGACCGACGACGCGAACTGGGAGGCGGCGATCAGCGCCACCATCACCGAGCTCGGCGGTCTGGACATCCTGGTGAACAACGCCGGCGTCGAGCTGTCCGGCCTGGTGATCGACCTCGACCCGGCCGACATCCGCAAGATGCTGGAGATCAACGTCCTCGGCACGGCGCTGGGGCTGAAACACGCGTTCCGCGCGATGCGGCCGGAGGGACCCGCCGGGACTGGTGGCTCGGTGGTCAACATCTCCAGCGTCGCGGCGACCATCCCGTTCCCCGGCATCTCCGGCTACTCCGCGACCAAGTCGGCGGTCGACCGGTTGACCCGGGTGGCGGCGATGGAGTCCGGCAAGCTCGGGTACGGCGTACGGGTGAACTGCGTGTACCCAGGTCTCGTACCGACCGAGATGGGCATGAAGCTCGCGGCCGACATGGTCACCCTCGGACTCTGGCCGTCGGCGGAAGCAGCCGTCGGGGACGTCATCGGACTGACCCCGCTCGGCCGGCTCGGCGAGGTCGGCGACATGGCCGACGCGGTCGTCTTCCTGGCCTCGGACGCGGCCAAGTTCATCACCGGTGCGGGCCTGCCGGTCGACGGCGGAATGGGAATGTGA
- a CDS encoding DUF5938 domain-containing protein, translated as MSKPVVVYGASGYTGRLVCEYLREFNVPFIAAGRDKKRVQEVLDRVPGIDTVDHEVVEVEHEVSALTDLFRGAKVVSNMVGPFVKYGPEVVEASLAAGCHYLDTTGEQDWLLDAQNGWGDKFTAEGLLLAPGVAQMYTTGEIAANICLETPGLDTLDILVLWKGFPTYASTQTIFTILKADWHYLEQNELVKWDPLSTFEVNVPGQHASALALPWGGTSHPVWFKSDPRVANVKVVGGVFDRTVMQGVVEAVKMVESQIKTLPVEQQDAALAEVAASVQASMPPRENPRINTSLDSVHASGPLGRAHCVIHGNSNYKQTGVLQAYAAYSLLQQPPKRVGLASACQAFGHRELLGVLRSFGLVLEPVVTVHH; from the coding sequence ATGAGCAAACCCGTCGTCGTCTACGGCGCCTCCGGCTACACCGGGCGGCTCGTCTGCGAGTACCTGCGCGAGTTCAACGTCCCGTTCATCGCGGCCGGCCGGGACAAGAAGCGCGTGCAGGAAGTACTCGACCGGGTGCCCGGCATCGACACCGTCGACCACGAGGTGGTCGAGGTCGAGCACGAGGTGAGCGCGCTGACGGATCTGTTCCGCGGCGCGAAGGTGGTCAGCAACATGGTCGGCCCGTTCGTCAAGTACGGGCCGGAGGTCGTCGAGGCGAGCCTGGCGGCCGGCTGCCACTACCTGGACACCACTGGTGAACAGGACTGGCTGCTGGACGCGCAGAACGGGTGGGGTGACAAGTTCACCGCCGAAGGACTGTTGCTTGCTCCGGGAGTCGCTCAGATGTACACGACCGGCGAGATCGCGGCGAACATCTGTCTGGAGACCCCTGGCCTCGACACCCTCGACATCCTGGTGCTGTGGAAGGGTTTCCCGACCTACGCGTCGACCCAGACCATCTTCACGATCCTCAAGGCGGACTGGCACTACCTGGAGCAGAACGAGCTGGTGAAGTGGGACCCGCTCAGCACCTTCGAGGTGAACGTCCCCGGCCAGCACGCGTCGGCCCTGGCGCTGCCCTGGGGTGGCACGAGTCATCCGGTCTGGTTCAAGAGCGATCCGCGGGTGGCCAACGTCAAGGTCGTCGGCGGCGTCTTCGACCGGACCGTCATGCAGGGTGTGGTCGAGGCGGTGAAGATGGTCGAGTCGCAGATCAAGACCCTGCCGGTGGAGCAGCAGGACGCCGCTCTCGCCGAGGTCGCCGCGTCGGTCCAGGCCAGCATGCCGCCTCGTGAGAACCCGCGGATCAACACGTCGCTGGACTCGGTCCACGCGTCCGGGCCGCTGGGACGCGCGCATTGCGTGATCCACGGCAACAGCAACTACAAGCAGACCGGGGTGCTGCAGGCGTACGCCGCTTATTCGCTTCTACAGCAGCCGCCCAAGCGGGTCGGGCTCGCCTCCGCCTGCCAGGCCTTCGGTCACCGCGAGCTTCTCGGCGTACTGCGGAGCTTCGGACTGGTCCTCGAACCTGTAGTGACCGTCCACCACTGA
- a CDS encoding AMP-binding protein, whose protein sequence is MRLYDYLDKGASLGADAPCLTMAGTSLSYAEVQQLSWQVGRALHRSTVLPGDKVAILSANNPISFACVFGIARAGAIWCPINPRNEAAENRDLLDAFDCSALIFQRAFLPLVEKILPELPKLTTVICLDDSLPGAISLAEWLTDVPADPWSLEPADDTALLVGTGGTTGRPKGVMLTERNLETMSAITLMSYPFDGRPVYLALAPLTHAAGVLCFPVLTLGGEIVIMPAPDLDEFLALVERHRVTHTFLPPTVIYMVLAHPALATTDLKSLQCFWYGAAPMSAARLEEALTRIGPVMAQLFGQSEAPMMISTMAPADHFHPDGSLAVERFTSAGRPSPLTQVAIMADDGRLLGAGERGEIVVRGSLVMAGYYKDAAATAAASQYGWHHTGDIGFLDEDNYLYIVDRAKDMIITGGFNVYSAEVEQALMTYPAIRDCAVVGLPDEKWGERVTAVLQLHPGLTVTESEVRNYVKSKLGSVKAPKQVVVWPDLPRSKVGKVLKSEVKARLLGSE, encoded by the coding sequence GTGAGGCTGTACGACTATCTCGACAAGGGCGCATCGCTCGGAGCCGATGCGCCCTGCCTGACGATGGCCGGTACTTCGCTCAGCTACGCCGAGGTGCAGCAACTGTCGTGGCAGGTCGGCCGGGCCCTGCATCGCTCGACGGTGCTGCCAGGTGACAAGGTGGCGATCCTGTCCGCGAACAACCCGATCTCGTTCGCCTGCGTCTTCGGCATCGCCCGGGCGGGCGCGATCTGGTGCCCGATCAACCCGCGCAACGAGGCGGCCGAGAACCGCGACCTGCTCGACGCGTTCGACTGCTCCGCGTTGATCTTCCAACGGGCGTTTCTTCCACTGGTAGAGAAGATTCTGCCCGAGCTGCCCAAGCTCACCACGGTCATCTGCCTGGACGACTCATTGCCTGGGGCAATCAGCTTGGCGGAGTGGCTGACGGATGTACCGGCTGATCCCTGGTCGCTGGAGCCTGCCGATGACACGGCGCTGCTGGTCGGCACCGGCGGTACCACCGGGCGACCGAAAGGGGTGATGCTGACCGAGCGCAACCTCGAGACGATGTCGGCGATCACCCTGATGAGCTATCCGTTCGACGGCCGGCCGGTGTACCTCGCGCTGGCGCCGCTGACCCACGCGGCGGGCGTACTGTGCTTTCCCGTCCTGACGCTCGGCGGCGAGATCGTGATCATGCCGGCGCCCGACCTGGACGAGTTCCTGGCCTTGGTCGAGCGGCATCGGGTCACCCACACCTTCCTGCCGCCGACCGTGATCTACATGGTGCTGGCGCATCCCGCTCTGGCCACGACGGATCTCAAGTCACTGCAGTGCTTCTGGTACGGCGCGGCACCGATGTCCGCGGCGCGGTTGGAGGAGGCACTGACCCGGATCGGGCCGGTGATGGCGCAGCTCTTCGGTCAGAGCGAGGCGCCGATGATGATCTCCACGATGGCGCCGGCCGATCACTTCCACCCTGACGGTTCTTTGGCGGTCGAACGGTTCACCTCGGCCGGACGGCCCTCGCCGCTGACGCAGGTGGCGATCATGGCGGACGACGGGCGGCTGCTGGGAGCTGGAGAACGCGGCGAGATCGTCGTACGGGGTTCGCTGGTGATGGCTGGGTATTACAAGGATGCGGCGGCGACCGCCGCCGCATCGCAGTACGGGTGGCACCACACGGGTGACATCGGGTTCCTGGACGAAGACAACTACCTCTACATAGTGGATCGGGCGAAAGACATGATCATCACGGGCGGATTCAACGTGTACTCGGCTGAGGTCGAGCAGGCGCTGATGACGTACCCGGCGATCCGCGACTGCGCGGTCGTCGGCCTACCGGACGAGAAGTGGGGCGAGCGGGTCACCGCGGTGCTGCAGCTGCACCCCGGGTTGACGGTCACCGAGTCGGAGGTCCGCAACTACGTGAAGAGCAAGCTCGGCAGCGTCAAGGCGCCGAAACAGGTGGTGGTCTGGCCCGATCTGCCGCGCTCGAAGGTCGGCAAAGTATTGAAGAGCGAGGTCAAGGCGAGGCTGCTAGGGTCGGAATGA
- a CDS encoding DinB family protein: MTVVSRPPLTSDERTQLTGWLDLQRSFVRMKCEGLTEADAHRVMLSTSPLMTMAGLVAHLRWNEYSWFQLSLIGVPDTGQTPWTKDGHPDAEMFVDDVPLAQLLDEYDEECARSNATIANLSLDALEQGTGDDAPASLRYILCHMIEETARHVGHLDIIRELIDGATRYDWRNP, encoded by the coding sequence ATGACCGTGGTATCCCGTCCGCCGCTGACCTCTGACGAGCGGACCCAACTCACCGGCTGGCTGGACCTGCAGAGGTCCTTCGTCCGGATGAAATGCGAAGGCCTGACCGAGGCCGACGCCCATCGGGTGATGCTGTCCACCTCGCCGTTGATGACGATGGCGGGGCTGGTGGCTCACCTGCGCTGGAACGAGTACTCCTGGTTCCAGCTGAGCCTGATCGGCGTACCGGACACCGGCCAGACCCCTTGGACCAAGGACGGCCACCCCGACGCCGAGATGTTCGTCGACGACGTACCGCTGGCTCAGCTGCTCGACGAGTACGACGAGGAGTGCGCCCGCTCGAACGCAACCATCGCGAACCTGTCTTTGGACGCACTCGAACAAGGCACCGGCGACGACGCCCCTGCCTCCCTGCGCTACATCCTCTGCCACATGATCGAGGAGACGGCCCGCCACGTCGGCCACCTCGACATCATCCGGGAACTCATCGACGGCGCCACCCGCTACGACTGGCGCAACCCGTGA
- a CDS encoding DinB family protein, whose protein sequence is MKALLTADERGSLIGWLDVQRALVRPKCEGLSEADAHRQLLPTSPLTTVAGLVSHLRWVEYSWFTENLLGTPDTGQTPFTEGGHPDAEMFVDHRTLPDLLDEYDAECARSNEILAGFTLDDVETVTPPRPSGQPASVRYILNHMIEETARHLGHLDILRELLDGRRG, encoded by the coding sequence GTGAAGGCACTCCTGACCGCCGACGAGCGTGGGAGCCTCATCGGCTGGCTGGACGTGCAGCGGGCGCTGGTACGACCGAAGTGCGAGGGCCTGAGTGAGGCCGACGCGCATCGCCAACTCCTCCCGACCTCGCCACTCACCACCGTGGCCGGCCTGGTCTCACACCTGCGCTGGGTCGAGTACTCCTGGTTCACTGAGAACCTGCTCGGCACCCCCGACACGGGCCAAACCCCTTTCACCGAAGGCGGCCACCCCGACGCCGAGATGTTCGTCGACCACCGGACCCTGCCCGATCTGCTCGACGAGTACGACGCCGAGTGCGCCCGCTCGAACGAGATCCTCGCCGGCTTCACCCTCGACGACGTGGAGACGGTGACCCCGCCCCGCCCGTCGGGACAGCCGGCCTCGGTCCGCTACATCCTCAACCACATGATCGAGGAAACGGCCCGCCACCTGGGCCACCTCGACATCCTCCGGGAGCTCCTGGACGGCCGGCGCGGCTGA
- a CDS encoding SRPBCC family protein, protein MWVHEHTAETAVPRELIWKTLADIDGWTAWDTSMAAIKLDGPFAVGSRVLMTPAGQDPIESTIVEITPGERYADETTFNGATLGFSHTLSTLADGTTRIVHRLEITGPDADRLGPELGPMITEDFPEAMTALIAHAAR, encoded by the coding sequence ATGTGGGTTCACGAGCACACCGCCGAGACCGCCGTACCGCGCGAGCTGATCTGGAAAACCCTGGCCGACATCGACGGCTGGACCGCCTGGGACACCTCGATGGCAGCGATCAAGCTGGACGGCCCGTTCGCCGTCGGCAGCCGGGTGCTGATGACGCCCGCCGGCCAGGACCCGATCGAATCAACCATCGTCGAGATCACGCCCGGCGAACGCTACGCCGACGAAACCACCTTCAACGGCGCGACCCTGGGCTTCAGCCATACCCTCTCCACCCTCGCGGACGGCACCACCCGCATCGTCCACCGCCTGGAGATCACCGGCCCCGACGCGGACAGGCTGGGCCCCGAACTCGGCCCGATGATCACCGAGGACTTCCCCGAGGCGATGACCGCCCTGATCGCCCACGCCGCCAGATGA
- a CDS encoding MarR family winged helix-turn-helix transcriptional regulator: MTRYPGGPAESPGFLLWHVTHTWQRAITTALAPLDLTHVQFVLLACTWWLTNEGHTPNQQDLAHQAGTDIKMTSQVLKTLENKGLLTRQPSPTDARAKTLTPTKAGVNLAKKAITAVEAVDTKFFAPVSTEALLKTLTKLTAAQGS, translated from the coding sequence ATGACCCGCTACCCAGGCGGCCCCGCCGAAAGCCCCGGCTTCCTCCTCTGGCACGTAACCCACACCTGGCAACGAGCCATCACCACAGCCCTGGCCCCCTTGGACCTGACCCACGTCCAATTCGTCCTCCTAGCCTGCACCTGGTGGCTGACCAACGAAGGCCACACCCCCAACCAGCAAGACCTGGCCCACCAGGCAGGCACCGACATCAAAATGACCTCCCAAGTCCTGAAAACCCTAGAAAACAAGGGCCTCCTGACCCGCCAACCCTCCCCCACCGACGCCCGAGCCAAAACCCTCACCCCCACAAAGGCCGGCGTCAACCTGGCCAAGAAGGCAATCACCGCGGTCGAAGCCGTCGATACCAAATTCTTCGCCCCCGTCTCCACAGAAGCCTTGCTGAAAACCCTCACCAAGTTGACGGCCGCCCAGGGCAGCTAG